The following coding sequences lie in one Daphnia pulex isolate KAP4 chromosome 1, ASM2113471v1 genomic window:
- the LOC124200499 gene encoding epidermal growth factor-like protein 7 isoform X1: MRPSARKQLLVILIVQCSWFLARIESGRVGHAMTEDEKQSAFEQLLGKASRLRMAGSSQTLFEATTIQPPTIATMSTAMPIMLSDEEAKRHDRRHAVHQPKKHNKKDHSKRQHHAGRHVCTHEETITRPIRVVESYCKPAYKSFTQRCSNGTMCTAFRVQYDTIYRTVVKYQTTTEKKHACCPGWTHTEKHTHGCLQGLNQLFLNSSSNSIHQDTFFFFFLRNVYIAVCSKGCKNGGTCVKPNTCNCAPGYTGPSCESDLDECAAPSSNLCQQTCINSAGSYQCACHDGFQLQDDGRSCKFRLELVPELQTLLINYESMSKRLAALEQEPRVNSSPSQPHPAPQVDVIDYQSTIANMTNHIILLEEKLNKLQNETTILIANSNNTVESSNNESLESLSEQVAILEERLADCTCTMAPVDNTVKTRL; encoded by the exons ATGCGTCCGAGTGCGAGGAAACAATTATTGGTGATTCTGATCGTCCAGTGCTCCTGGTTTCTGGCTCGTATCGAGAGCGGCCGGGTGGGACATGCCATGACGGAAGACGAGAAGCAATCGGCCTTCGAGCAGTTGTTGGGCAAGGCTAGCCGATTACGGATGGCCGGATCATCTCAGACCTTATTCGAAGCGACGACGATCCAGCCGCCGACCATCGCTACAATGTCGACTGCCATGCCGATCATGTTGAGTGATGAAGAGGCCAAAAGGCACGATCGGCGGCACGCCGTCCACCAGCCaaagaaacacaacaaaaaggaTCATTCCAAACGTCAGCATCACGCTGG ACGGCATGTTTGCACGCACGAGGAGACGATTACGCGGCCAATCAGAGTGGTGGAATCTTACTGCAAACCGGCCTACAAATCCTTCACCCAGCGCTGCAGCAACGGAACCATGTGCACGGCCTTCAG GGTGCAGTACGACACGATCTACCGAACGGTGGTCAAGTACCAGACCACCACGGAGAAGAAACACGCCTGCTGTCCCGGATGGACCCACACGGAGAAACACACCCACGGATGTTTGCAAGGTCTCAATCAGctttttctaaattcttcttccaattccATCCATCAggacacttttttctttttttttctgcgaaACGTATACATAGCTGTGTGCAGTAAAGGCTGCAAGAATGGCGGCACTTGCGTCAAACCCAACACTTGCAACTGCGCTCCGGGATACACTGGCCCGTCTTGCGAGTCAG ATCTGGACGAATGCGCAGCGCCGAGCAGCAACCTTTGCCAGCAAACTTGTATCAACTCAGCCGGAAGTTATCAATGTGCCTGTCACGACGGCTTCCAACTCCAGGACGACGGGAGATCTTGCAAAT TTCGACTGGAACTGGTTCCAGAGCTTCAGACACTTCTGATAAACTACGAGTCCATGTCTAAACGATTGGCCGCACTGGaacag GAGCCCCGAGTTAATAGTAGTCCAAGTCAACCACACCCTGCACCACAGGTGGACGTCATTGACTATCAGTCAACCATTGCCAACATGACGAATCACATCATCTTATTAGAAGAAAAGCTGAATAAACTG CAAAATGAAACGACCATCTTAATTgcaaacagcaacaacaccgtTGAATCCTCAAACAATGAATCTTTGGAATCTTTGAGCGAACAAGTGGCCATCCTAGAGGAAAGACTGGCAGATT GTACGTGCACAATGGCACCTGTCGATAACACAGTCAAGACGCGCCTTTAG
- the LOC124196436 gene encoding tyrosyl-DNA phosphodiesterase 2-like, with protein sequence MNEAGSSQSEDGYVPSAKEATDLVTKFAEVTGTDTACAQFYLQDRDWDLQRSLDAYFGAKKSGGISVLTDGDEPQIILNINKDVASQLAKSEDVAKLLDTATTKPPSEFRMISWNIDGLDDRNLKMRTKSVVKIIQTHNPDVVFLQEVIPKTLDYLENNLPQFKFIPGNVDGYFTVTMLNMFTIHYDSHEIIDFPATTMGRNLLKVEAHMGPLKLKLLNTHMESTGEHADERMNQLNISFHELSRTDKSVNVIMGGDLNMRDKELATVGGLPDLTYDLWEACGSRKECQWTWDITRNTNKDFPGKFKPRCRFDRIYLRPATSTSAVPKFFGLIGLQKISGYQCFPSDHWGLLADFDAK encoded by the exons ATGAATGAAGCAGGTTCTAGTCAATCTGAAGATGGTTATGTCCCTAGTGCAAAAGAGGCTACTGATTTAGTAACCAAGTTTGCAGAAGTTACAGGCACAGATACA GCATGTGCACAGTTCTACTTACAGGACAGGGACTGGGATTTACAA AGATCACTGGATGCTTATTTTGGAGCAAAAAAATCTGGAGGAATTTCTGTTCTTACAGATGGAGATGAACCACagattattttgaatataaa TAAAGATGTTGCTAGTCAATTAGCTAAATCTGAAGACGTCGCAAAATTGCTCGATACAGCCACAACAAAGCCACCTTCCGAATTCCGTATGATTTCATGGAATATCGACGGGCTTGATGACcgtaatttgaaaatgagaacAAAGTCTGTGGTAAAGATTATACAGACTCACAATCCTGACGTTGTGTTTCTTCAG gAAGTTATACCGAAAACATTGGATTATTTGGAAAATAATCTTCCACAGTTTAAATTCATTCCAGGGAATGTAGATGG aTACTTCACTGTTACGATGTTGAATATGTTCACGATACACTATGATTCCCACGAAATCATTGATTTCCCTGCAACGACCATGGGTCGTAATCTTCTTAAAGTAGAG GCGCATATGGGCCCTCTGAAGCTAAAACTTCTTAATACTCACATGGAGAGTACAGGGGAGCACGCTGATGAGCGAATGAATCAACTGAACATCAGTTTTCACGAACTGAGTAGAACCGACAAGTCTGTGAACGTAATCATGGGAGGCGATCTGAACATGCGCGACAAAGAG TTGGCTACTGTTGGAGGATTGCCTGATCTCACATACGACCTGTGGGAAGCGTGTGGTTCGCGAAAGGAATGTCAGTGGACGTGGGATATTACGAGGAATACCAATAAGGATTTCCCCGGCAAATTCAAACCTCGATGTCGCTTTGATCGAATCTATTTGCGCCCAGCTACGTCGACGTCCGCTGTGCCCAAATTCTTTGGTCTTATCGGTTTACAGAAAATCTCAGGCTATCAGTGTTTTCCAAGCGATCATTGGGGATTGCTGGCCGATTTCGATGCTAAATAA
- the LOC124200499 gene encoding epidermal growth factor-like protein 7 isoform X3 codes for MRPSARKQLLVILIVQCSWFLARIESGRVGHAMTEDEKQSAFEQLLGKASRLRMAGSSQTLFEATTIQPPTIATMSTAMPIMLSDEEAKRHDRRHAVHQPKKHNKKDHSKRQHHAGRHVCTHEETITRPIRVVESYCKPAYKSFTQRCSNGTMCTAFRVQYDTIYRTVVKYQTTTEKKHACCPGWTHTEKHTHGCLQAVCSKGCKNGGTCVKPNTCNCAPGYTGPSCESDLDECAAPSSNLCQQTCINSAGSYQCACHDGFQLQDDGRSCKFRLELVPELQTLLINYESMSKRLAALEQEPRVNSSPSQPHPAPQVDVIDYQSTIANMTNHIILLEEKLNKLQNETTILIANSNNTVESSNNESLESLSEQVAILEERLADCTCTMAPVDNTVKTRL; via the exons ATGCGTCCGAGTGCGAGGAAACAATTATTGGTGATTCTGATCGTCCAGTGCTCCTGGTTTCTGGCTCGTATCGAGAGCGGCCGGGTGGGACATGCCATGACGGAAGACGAGAAGCAATCGGCCTTCGAGCAGTTGTTGGGCAAGGCTAGCCGATTACGGATGGCCGGATCATCTCAGACCTTATTCGAAGCGACGACGATCCAGCCGCCGACCATCGCTACAATGTCGACTGCCATGCCGATCATGTTGAGTGATGAAGAGGCCAAAAGGCACGATCGGCGGCACGCCGTCCACCAGCCaaagaaacacaacaaaaaggaTCATTCCAAACGTCAGCATCACGCTGG ACGGCATGTTTGCACGCACGAGGAGACGATTACGCGGCCAATCAGAGTGGTGGAATCTTACTGCAAACCGGCCTACAAATCCTTCACCCAGCGCTGCAGCAACGGAACCATGTGCACGGCCTTCAG GGTGCAGTACGACACGATCTACCGAACGGTGGTCAAGTACCAGACCACCACGGAGAAGAAACACGCCTGCTGTCCCGGATGGACCCACACGGAGAAACACACCCACGGATGTTTGCAAG CTGTGTGCAGTAAAGGCTGCAAGAATGGCGGCACTTGCGTCAAACCCAACACTTGCAACTGCGCTCCGGGATACACTGGCCCGTCTTGCGAGTCAG ATCTGGACGAATGCGCAGCGCCGAGCAGCAACCTTTGCCAGCAAACTTGTATCAACTCAGCCGGAAGTTATCAATGTGCCTGTCACGACGGCTTCCAACTCCAGGACGACGGGAGATCTTGCAAAT TTCGACTGGAACTGGTTCCAGAGCTTCAGACACTTCTGATAAACTACGAGTCCATGTCTAAACGATTGGCCGCACTGGaacag GAGCCCCGAGTTAATAGTAGTCCAAGTCAACCACACCCTGCACCACAGGTGGACGTCATTGACTATCAGTCAACCATTGCCAACATGACGAATCACATCATCTTATTAGAAGAAAAGCTGAATAAACTG CAAAATGAAACGACCATCTTAATTgcaaacagcaacaacaccgtTGAATCCTCAAACAATGAATCTTTGGAATCTTTGAGCGAACAAGTGGCCATCCTAGAGGAAAGACTGGCAGATT GTACGTGCACAATGGCACCTGTCGATAACACAGTCAAGACGCGCCTTTAG
- the LOC124200499 gene encoding epidermal growth factor-like protein 7 isoform X2, producing the protein MGKIVLGTLLAVMGTVMMSEAKWMTAATTLVTKKSGTVTDLASIYDRATKHHPAIGNNKRRHHTARLHANGWNMDSTTDQHPVNSSFLSSSTAPSSVAAEEEVDHLSQQHTSNKQETNIRPPSAQQTTNNAGRHVCTHEETITRPIRVVESYCKPAYKSFTQRCSNGTMCTAFRVQYDTIYRTVVKYQTTTEKKHACCPGWTHTEKHTHGCLQAVCSKGCKNGGTCVKPNTCNCAPGYTGPSCESDLDECAAPSSNLCQQTCINSAGSYQCACHDGFQLQDDGRSCKFRLELVPELQTLLINYESMSKRLAALEQEPRVNSSPSQPHPAPQVDVIDYQSTIANMTNHIILLEEKLNKLQNETTILIANSNNTVESSNNESLESLSEQVAILEERLADCTCTMAPVDNTVKTRL; encoded by the exons ATGGGCAAAATCGTGCTGGGTACTTTGCTGGCCGTGATGGGAACGGTGATGATGAGTGAGGCCAAGTGGATGACTGCGGCCACAACACTAGTGACGAAGAAGAGCGGAACTGTGACGGATTTAGCCAGCATTTACGACAGGGCGACTAAACATCATCCGGCGATTGGCAACAACAAACGTCGTCACCACACTGCCAGACTCCACGCCAACGGATGGAACATGGACTCGACGACAGATCAACATCCGGTAAACAGttcatttctttcatcttcGACGGCTCCTTCAAGTGTTGCAGCTGAAGAGGAAGTTGACCATCTTTCTCAGCAACACACAAGcaacaaacaagaaacgaaCATCAGACCACCAAGCGcccaacaaacaacaaacaacgcCGG ACGGCATGTTTGCACGCACGAGGAGACGATTACGCGGCCAATCAGAGTGGTGGAATCTTACTGCAAACCGGCCTACAAATCCTTCACCCAGCGCTGCAGCAACGGAACCATGTGCACGGCCTTCAG GGTGCAGTACGACACGATCTACCGAACGGTGGTCAAGTACCAGACCACCACGGAGAAGAAACACGCCTGCTGTCCCGGATGGACCCACACGGAGAAACACACCCACGGATGTTTGCAAG CTGTGTGCAGTAAAGGCTGCAAGAATGGCGGCACTTGCGTCAAACCCAACACTTGCAACTGCGCTCCGGGATACACTGGCCCGTCTTGCGAGTCAG ATCTGGACGAATGCGCAGCGCCGAGCAGCAACCTTTGCCAGCAAACTTGTATCAACTCAGCCGGAAGTTATCAATGTGCCTGTCACGACGGCTTCCAACTCCAGGACGACGGGAGATCTTGCAAAT TTCGACTGGAACTGGTTCCAGAGCTTCAGACACTTCTGATAAACTACGAGTCCATGTCTAAACGATTGGCCGCACTGGaacag GAGCCCCGAGTTAATAGTAGTCCAAGTCAACCACACCCTGCACCACAGGTGGACGTCATTGACTATCAGTCAACCATTGCCAACATGACGAATCACATCATCTTATTAGAAGAAAAGCTGAATAAACTG CAAAATGAAACGACCATCTTAATTgcaaacagcaacaacaccgtTGAATCCTCAAACAATGAATCTTTGGAATCTTTGAGCGAACAAGTGGCCATCCTAGAGGAAAGACTGGCAGATT GTACGTGCACAATGGCACCTGTCGATAACACAGTCAAGACGCGCCTTTAG